A window of Thermoproteus sp. genomic DNA:
ATGAAGACGAGGGTGTCTACCGCCATGGCTACAGGATCCGAATAGAAGACGCGCTTCCATATGGCTCCGCCTATTTTCGCCACCATGTAGGCGTCAAGGGTCTCGGCCGCGAGGTAGGCTATAGGCGAGGCGAAAGCCACTCTGGCCGAGGTGAGGAACACAGGCGCGTAGGCCGAATTGGGCGCCAGCGGGGAGGGGAGGTAGTAGACCACGTAGTTCACGGCGGTTATAAGCCACTGGGAGAGGAAGCCCGCCAGAACTACATTCCTGGCGTAATGGAAGCCCTCCCTAAGGACTATTATGTCGAGCATGGCCACCGTCGCCACGTAGGTCATAGTGCCGGCGGGCACTAGGAACCCGAGGTAGTTTGTGATCTTAGACGCGGCGTATTGGGACACCGTCAAGAGGACCATATAGAACGATATAGCGAGGACAGTCGGGTCCACCCTAGTCGCCGACAAGAGGACTCTATACATGACTGCAGTCAAGCCGAAAGCCGCCAGAGCTTCGAGCAGGAGGGCTATTTGCTCCAT
This region includes:
- a CDS encoding queuosine precursor transporter, which produces MEQIALLLEALAAFGLTAVMYRVLLSATRVDPTVLAISFYMVLLTVSQYAASKITNYLGFLVPAGTMTYVATVAMLDIIVLREGFHYARNVVLAGFLSQWLITAVNYVVYYLPSPLAPNSAYAPVFLTSARVAFASPIAYLAAETLDAYMVAKIGGAIWKRVFYSDPVAMAVDTLVFMPIAFWGVLPPADFWTAVAGLLLSKISLAPVVVGVVYLNRKYLLKSAYEKNGRPYIRP